From a region of the Methanolinea sp. genome:
- a CDS encoding pyruvate ferredoxin oxidoreductase subunit gamma — protein MRELRIHGRGGQGSVTAAELIAVAAFEGGMFAQAFPAFGVERRGAPVQAFVRFDNKKIRLRSQIYEPDYVIVQDSSLIRDVNVFQGLKEGGVAIINTEKALTYPFPKGVRVITIDATSIALRTLGVPITNTTLMGAFAAASGEIELGALEDAVRRRFKGDLAEKNIAAAKEAYRFVKGAS, from the coding sequence TGGTAGGGGCGGTCAGGGTTCGGTCACCGCAGCCGAGCTGATCGCGGTCGCCGCCTTCGAGGGCGGGATGTTTGCCCAGGCTTTTCCGGCGTTCGGTGTCGAACGCAGGGGTGCACCGGTGCAGGCTTTTGTTCGGTTCGACAACAAGAAGATAAGGCTCCGGAGCCAGATCTATGAACCCGACTATGTCATCGTCCAGGACAGCTCCCTCATCCGGGACGTAAATGTTTTCCAGGGGTTGAAGGAGGGGGGTGTTGCGATCATCAATACCGAGAAGGCTCTCACCTACCCGTTTCCAAAGGGGGTGAGGGTCATCACGATTGATGCGACCTCGATCGCACTCCGGACGCTTGGGGTCCCCATCACCAACACCACGCTCATGGGGGCGTTTGCAGCCGCAAGCGGGGAGATCGAGCTCGGGGCCCTCGAGGATGCGGTCCGGAGAAGATTCAAAGGCGATCTCGCCGAAAAGAATATTGCTGCAGCAAAAGAGGCATACCGGTTTGTAAAGGGGGCGTCCTGA
- a CDS encoding 4Fe-4S binding protein gives MALGLGCTARPGKSRENKTGSWRVFRPEFISDKCTMCGMCTIICPEGCIRENEEGLPIPDYDYCKGCGLCAEECPSEAIEMKKEEK, from the coding sequence ATGGCTCTCGGACTGGGATGCACGGCCCGGCCCGGGAAGTCCCGGGAGAACAAGACCGGCAGCTGGCGGGTGTTCCGCCCCGAGTTCATCTCCGATAAATGCACGATGTGCGGGATGTGCACGATCATCTGCCCTGAGGGGTGCATCCGGGAGAACGAGGAGGGACTACCGATTCCGGATTACGATTATTGCAAAGGCTGCGGGCTCTGTGCAGAAGAATGCCCTTCAGAGGCTATCGAGATGAAAAAGGAGGAGAAGTAG